In the genome of Pseudomonas putida, one region contains:
- a CDS encoding SIMPL domain-containing protein (The SIMPL domain is named for its presence in mouse protein SIMPL (signalling molecule that associates with mouse pelle-like kinase). Bacterial member BP26, from Brucella, was shown to assemble into a channel-like structure, while YggE from E. coli has been associated with resistance to oxidative stress.) → MHIPRRGTALILSCGLLASLPALADDAPRYNQVSLRAEVTKEVARDLMVVTLYSEAQNNDPGKLAKEITETMNKAVQQARQVKDVKISQGSRNSYPVYDSKGQKITGWRERAELRLESADFPALSKLTGELLQDLKMGGMDFSIAQATRKSNEDALLKEAVDAFKARAQLVTEALGGKGYKVVSLNLNSSGYPRPYLRSAPMAMKAMAADEAAPAPDIEAGTSEVSMNADGLIEVQMP, encoded by the coding sequence ATGCACATCCCTCGTCGTGGCACCGCGCTGATCCTGTCCTGTGGCCTGCTGGCCAGCCTGCCGGCGTTGGCGGACGATGCGCCGCGCTACAACCAGGTTTCGCTGCGCGCCGAAGTCACCAAGGAAGTGGCGCGCGACCTGATGGTCGTCACCCTGTACAGCGAAGCCCAGAACAACGACCCGGGCAAGCTGGCCAAGGAAATCACCGAGACCATGAACAAGGCCGTGCAGCAGGCACGCCAGGTCAAGGACGTGAAGATCAGCCAGGGCAGCCGCAACAGCTACCCGGTCTATGACAGCAAAGGCCAGAAGATCACCGGCTGGCGCGAACGCGCCGAGCTGCGCCTGGAAAGCGCCGATTTCCCGGCCCTGTCCAAGCTCACCGGCGAGCTGCTGCAGGATCTGAAGATGGGCGGCATGGACTTCTCCATCGCCCAAGCCACCCGCAAGAGCAACGAGGATGCCTTGCTCAAGGAAGCGGTCGACGCCTTCAAGGCACGCGCCCAACTGGTCACCGAAGCCCTCGGTGGCAAGGGCTACAAAGTGGTCAGCCTGAACCTCAACAGCAGCGGTTACCCACGCCCGTACCTGCGCAGCGCGCCGATGGCGATGAAGGCCATGGCGGCCGATGAAGCCGCCCCCGCGCCGGACATCGAAGCCGGTACCAGCGAAGTCAGCATGAACGCCGATGGCCTGATCGAAGTCCAGATGCCCTGA
- a CDS encoding ABC transporter substrate-binding protein, whose protein sequence is MLKHAVIPFLVGAGLLAGAPSALAASNLVFCSEGSPAGFDPGQYTTGTDFDASAETVFNRLTQFERGGTAVIPGLATKWDVSDDGKTYTFHLREGVKFHTTDFFKPTREFNADDVLFTFNRMLDKNHPFRKAYPTEFPYFTDMGMDKNIARLEKIDDHTVRFTLNEVDAAFIQNLAMSFASIQSAEYADQLLKQGKAADINQKPIGTGPFVFSKYQKDAQIRFKGNKDYWNPDDVKIDNLIFAISTDASVRMQKLKKNECQVTLFPRPADIEPLKKDPKLQMPEQAGFNLGYIAYNVMDKIKGSNEANPLSQLKVRQALDMAVNKQQIIESVYQGAGQLAVNAMPPTQWSYDTTIKDAKYDPEKAKQLLKEAGVKEGTEITLWAMPVQRPYNPNAKLMAEMLQADWAKIGIKAKIVSYEWGEYIKRSKGGEQGAMLIGWSGDNGDPDNWLGTLYGCDAMDGNNFSKWCYKPYDDLIKQAKATSDQAKRTELYQKAQHILKEQVPITPIAHSTVYQPMSDKVKGFKISPFALNSFYGVSVEK, encoded by the coding sequence ATGCTTAAACACGCAGTCATTCCGTTCCTGGTCGGCGCAGGCTTGCTCGCCGGCGCACCCTCCGCGCTTGCCGCGTCCAACCTGGTGTTCTGCTCCGAAGGCAGCCCCGCAGGCTTCGACCCAGGCCAATACACCACAGGAACCGACTTCGACGCCTCGGCCGAAACCGTCTTCAACCGCCTGACCCAGTTCGAGCGCGGCGGCACCGCCGTCATCCCAGGCCTGGCGACCAAATGGGACGTCTCCGACGACGGCAAGACCTACACCTTCCATCTACGCGAAGGCGTCAAATTCCACACAACGGACTTCTTCAAGCCGACCCGCGAGTTCAATGCCGACGACGTGTTGTTCACCTTCAATCGCATGCTCGACAAGAACCATCCGTTCCGCAAAGCCTACCCCACCGAATTCCCCTACTTCACCGACATGGGCATGGACAAGAACATCGCCCGTCTCGAGAAGATCGACGATCACACCGTGCGCTTCACCCTCAACGAAGTGGACGCCGCTTTCATCCAGAACCTGGCCATGAGCTTCGCCTCGATCCAGTCCGCCGAATATGCCGACCAGTTGCTCAAGCAAGGCAAAGCGGCCGACATCAACCAGAAGCCGATCGGCACCGGCCCATTCGTGTTCAGCAAGTACCAAAAGGACGCCCAGATCCGCTTCAAAGGCAACAAGGACTACTGGAACCCCGACGACGTGAAGATCGACAACCTGATCTTCGCCATCAGCACCGACGCCTCGGTGCGCATGCAGAAGCTCAAGAAGAACGAGTGCCAGGTCACCCTGTTCCCACGCCCGGCGGATATCGAGCCGCTGAAGAAGGATCCGAAGCTGCAGATGCCTGAACAGGCCGGCTTCAACCTCGGCTACATCGCCTACAACGTGATGGACAAGATCAAGGGCAGCAACGAAGCCAACCCGCTGTCCCAACTCAAAGTCCGCCAGGCGCTGGACATGGCGGTGAACAAGCAGCAGATCATCGAATCGGTGTACCAGGGCGCCGGCCAGCTGGCGGTCAACGCCATGCCGCCGACCCAGTGGTCCTACGACACCACCATCAAGGACGCCAAGTACGACCCGGAGAAAGCCAAGCAGCTGCTCAAGGAAGCTGGCGTCAAGGAAGGCACCGAGATCACCCTGTGGGCCATGCCCGTGCAGCGCCCGTACAACCCCAATGCCAAGCTGATGGCCGAAATGCTTCAGGCCGACTGGGCCAAGATCGGCATCAAGGCCAAGATCGTCAGCTACGAGTGGGGCGAGTACATCAAGCGTTCCAAAGGCGGCGAGCAAGGCGCCATGCTGATCGGCTGGAGCGGAGACAACGGTGACCCCGACAACTGGCTGGGCACCCTCTACGGCTGCGATGCCATGGACGGGAACAACTTCTCCAAGTGGTGCTACAAGCCCTACGACGATCTGATCAAGCAGGCCAAGGCGACTTCCGACCAGGCCAAACGCACCGAGCTGTATCAAAAGGCCCAGCACATCCTCAAAGAGCAGGTGCCGATCACGCCGATCGCCCACTCCACTGTCTACCAGCCGATGAGCGACAAGGTGAAGGGCTTCAAGATCAGCCCCTTCGCCCTGAACTCCTTCTACGGCGTCAGCGTGGAGAAATAG
- a CDS encoding ABC transporter substrate-binding protein — protein sequence MRPVTLFGTLLGLGLMTQAPDLLAKSLVFCSEGSPAGFDTAQYTSATDNDAAEPIYNRLVEFERGGTAVHPALATFWEISEDGMRYTFHLREGVKFHGNKDFTPSRDFNADDVLFTFNRMLDKRHPFRQAYPTEFPYFISMGLDKNIAKVDKAGPLTVVFTLNSVDAAFIQNLAMSFASILSAEYADHLLAKGRPSDINQKPIGTGPFVFQRYQKDSQIRYKGNPAYWAPEQVKLDNLVFSINIDPSVRIQKLRRNECQVTLHPRPADLPAIKADSKLTVLQKPGFNLGYIAYNTQHPPFDRLDVRQAMDMAVNKQAIIQAVYQDSGQPAVNAMPPTQWSYDDTIKDAGFDPDKAREMLKEAGVKEGTEVTLWAMPVQRPYNPNAKLMAEMLQADWAKIGIKAKIVSYEWGEYLKRMKSGEHDIALIGWTGDNGDPDNWLGTLYSCDAIGSNNYSLWCDRQYDTLVKQAKQVTDREQRTRLYQQAQQRLKQQVPITPVAHSTVNQPISAKVTDFRVSPFGRNDFSGVSVD from the coding sequence ATGCGCCCCGTCACCCTCTTCGGCACCTTGCTCGGCCTCGGCCTGATGACCCAGGCCCCAGACCTGCTCGCCAAGAGCCTGGTGTTCTGCTCCGAAGGCAGCCCTGCCGGCTTCGACACGGCCCAGTACACCAGCGCCACCGACAACGATGCCGCCGAACCGATCTACAACCGCCTGGTTGAATTCGAGCGAGGCGGTACCGCCGTGCACCCGGCGCTGGCGACCTTCTGGGAGATCTCCGAAGATGGCATGCGCTACACCTTCCATCTGCGCGAAGGCGTCAAGTTCCATGGCAACAAGGACTTCACGCCAAGCCGCGACTTCAATGCCGACGACGTGCTGTTCACCTTCAACCGCATGCTCGACAAGCGACACCCCTTCCGCCAGGCCTATCCCACCGAGTTCCCCTATTTCATCAGCATGGGCCTGGACAAGAACATCGCCAAGGTCGACAAGGCCGGCCCACTGACCGTGGTGTTCACCCTCAACAGCGTCGATGCCGCGTTCATCCAGAACCTGGCCATGAGCTTCGCCTCGATTCTCTCCGCCGAATACGCCGATCACCTGCTGGCCAAGGGCCGCCCCAGCGACATCAACCAGAAGCCGATCGGTACCGGCCCGTTCGTGTTCCAGCGTTACCAGAAGGACTCGCAGATCCGCTACAAGGGCAACCCGGCTTACTGGGCGCCGGAGCAGGTCAAGCTCGACAACTTGGTGTTCTCCATCAACATCGACCCGTCGGTACGCATCCAGAAACTGCGCCGCAATGAATGCCAGGTCACCCTGCACCCACGCCCGGCCGACCTGCCCGCGATCAAGGCCGACAGCAAACTGACCGTGCTGCAGAAACCGGGCTTCAACCTCGGCTACATCGCCTACAACACCCAGCATCCCCCCTTCGACCGCCTCGACGTGCGCCAGGCCATGGACATGGCCGTGAACAAGCAGGCGATCATCCAGGCCGTGTACCAAGACTCGGGCCAGCCCGCCGTCAATGCCATGCCGCCGACCCAGTGGTCCTACGACGACACCATCAAGGACGCAGGCTTCGACCCCGACAAAGCCCGCGAAATGCTCAAGGAAGCCGGCGTCAAGGAAGGTACCGAGGTCACCCTGTGGGCCATGCCCGTGCAGCGGCCCTACAACCCCAATGCCAAGCTCATGGCCGAAATGCTCCAGGCCGACTGGGCCAAGATCGGCATCAAGGCCAAGATCGTGAGCTACGAATGGGGTGAGTACCTCAAGCGCATGAAAAGCGGTGAGCATGACATCGCCCTGATCGGTTGGACCGGTGACAACGGCGACCCGGACAACTGGCTGGGCACCCTGTACAGCTGCGATGCGATCGGCAGCAACAACTATTCACTGTGGTGCGACCGTCAGTACGACACGCTGGTCAAGCAGGCCAAGCAAGTCACCGACCGCGAGCAACGCACCCGGCTTTACCAGCAAGCCCAGCAACGTCTCAAGCAACAGGTGCCGATCACCCCGGTGGCCCATTCCACGGTCAACCAGCCGATCAGCGCCAAGGTCACGGATTTTCGCGTCAGCCCCTTTGGACGCAACGACTTTTCCGGTGTGAGTGTTGATTGA
- a CDS encoding OprD family porin: MRRTTTFTALALSIGALSATAQAEPVSQDFVPVTVKSSSEQAEAKGFLEGQSLTGSTRNWYARERATRAPLFKYYKSDGTQHRTHSRDNWVQGTILNYSSGFTEGTVGFAVEAAGYNAIALERGRAAVAGPNNRTLTHSDGDVIGQWSKMGLGNVKARVSNSTLTVGRQSVDTPMISYIGNRALPSSFQGAFLHSAEFDNLSFDLGTFDRVSPRTEQSLSKFRSEYGNGVETDRASTAGINYQPFKSLSTSLYTTKVDDFWNQYYFGANHVLGDSAVLSLTTGLNYYKTVDTGSKKMGEIDNDTYSLSFGLTHQAHTLSASWQQVNGNEYFDYLHETNGIYLANSLLSDFNGPNEKSLQISYVLNMAPYGVPGLKFNVYNARGWGIDGTHYRGDAYDVKGMDGETHYEWGIGTSYAVQSGPLKDTSIRATYTAHRASKAQADGSLDELRIVTTIPFNIL; encoded by the coding sequence TTGAGACGTACTACAACCTTTACCGCACTGGCCCTGTCGATAGGCGCATTGTCCGCCACGGCCCAGGCCGAACCCGTCAGCCAGGACTTCGTTCCGGTTACCGTCAAATCAAGCAGCGAGCAGGCCGAGGCCAAAGGCTTTCTCGAAGGCCAGAGCCTGACCGGCAGCACGCGCAACTGGTACGCCCGCGAACGCGCCACCCGCGCGCCGCTGTTCAAGTACTACAAGAGCGACGGCACCCAGCACCGGACCCACAGCCGTGACAACTGGGTGCAGGGCACCATCCTCAACTACAGCTCTGGCTTCACCGAGGGCACTGTGGGCTTCGCCGTCGAGGCCGCCGGTTACAACGCCATCGCCCTTGAACGTGGCCGCGCCGCCGTCGCCGGACCGAACAACCGCACGCTGACCCACAGCGATGGCGACGTGATCGGCCAGTGGAGCAAGATGGGCCTGGGCAACGTCAAGGCGCGTGTCTCCAACAGCACCCTTACCGTGGGCCGCCAGTCGGTGGACACGCCGATGATTTCCTACATCGGCAACCGCGCCTTGCCGTCGAGCTTCCAGGGTGCGTTTCTACACAGCGCCGAATTCGACAACCTCTCGTTCGACCTGGGGACCTTCGACCGCGTCTCCCCGCGTACCGAGCAGAGCCTGAGCAAGTTCCGCAGCGAATACGGCAATGGTGTCGAAACCGACCGTGCCAGCACTGCGGGGATCAATTACCAGCCGTTCAAGAGCCTCTCCACCAGCCTCTACACCACCAAGGTCGATGACTTCTGGAACCAGTACTACTTCGGCGCCAACCATGTGCTGGGCGACAGCGCGGTGCTGAGCCTGACCACGGGCCTGAACTACTACAAGACCGTGGATACCGGCAGCAAGAAGATGGGCGAGATCGACAACGACACCTACAGTCTGTCGTTCGGCCTCACCCATCAGGCCCACACGCTGAGCGCCTCCTGGCAGCAGGTCAACGGCAACGAGTACTTCGACTACCTGCACGAAACCAATGGCATCTATCTCGCCAACTCGCTGCTGTCGGACTTCAACGGCCCCAACGAGAAATCCCTGCAGATCTCCTACGTGCTGAACATGGCCCCGTATGGAGTGCCGGGCTTGAAGTTCAACGTCTACAACGCCCGTGGCTGGGGCATCGACGGCACTCACTACCGAGGCGATGCCTACGACGTCAAAGGCATGGACGGCGAGACCCACTACGAGTGGGGCATCGGCACCAGCTATGCCGTGCAGAGCGGGCCGCTGAAGGACACCAGCATCCGCGCCACCTACACCGCCCACCGCGCCAGCAAGGCCCAGGCCGACGGTAGCCTGGACGAGCTGCGTATCGTCACCACCATTCCATTCAACATTCTCTGA
- a CDS encoding ABC transporter substrate-binding protein, whose product MTSLPLRAALAAVLLGAATQLAAKPLVVCTEASPEGFDIVQYTTAVTADASAETLFNRLVDFKPGTTDIQPALAKSWDISPDGLTYTFHLREGVKFHTTPYFTPTRAFNADDVLWSLNRQLDPNHPWHDKTSVGYPYFESMAFKDLLKSVEKTDDHTVVITLTRPEAPFLRDMAMAFTSIYSAEYGDQLLKAGKTGDLNSKPIGTGPFIFQRYNKDAQVRYKPNPDYFRGKPPADALIFAIATDSNVRLQKLRANECQIALYPKPDDVPAIKADPKLKVAEIEALVTGYIAMNTQHKYLSDVRVRKAINMAFDRQHHIDQLFGKGNATEAVNPYPHTMLGNNVMIQNPPRDLDKARALLKEAGVPDGTVMTLFTRNGGGPTNPNPRLSAEMLQADLAQIGIKLDIRVMEWAEMLRRAKAGEADMVSTGWASDNGDPDNFLGPLLSCEAAKNGENYARWCNPKFQELITRARTISSDDERRWVYAEAMTVYDEDQPWINMAHPKMFTAMRQNVEGYVINPLTNNNFATTKVK is encoded by the coding sequence ATGACATCGCTACCACTGCGTGCCGCCCTGGCGGCCGTCCTTCTCGGCGCCGCGACCCAGCTCGCGGCCAAGCCGCTGGTGGTGTGCACCGAGGCGAGCCCGGAAGGCTTCGACATCGTCCAGTACACCACCGCGGTCACCGCCGATGCCTCGGCCGAGACCCTTTTCAACCGCCTGGTCGACTTCAAGCCCGGCACCACCGACATCCAGCCGGCGCTGGCCAAAAGCTGGGACATCAGCCCGGATGGGCTGACCTACACCTTCCACCTGCGCGAAGGCGTCAAGTTCCACACCACCCCTTATTTCACCCCCACCCGCGCGTTCAATGCCGATGACGTGCTGTGGAGCCTCAATCGCCAACTGGACCCGAATCATCCCTGGCACGACAAGACCAGCGTCGGCTACCCCTACTTCGAGAGCATGGCCTTCAAGGACTTGCTCAAGTCAGTGGAAAAGACCGACGACCACACCGTCGTGATCACCCTGACCCGTCCGGAAGCGCCCTTCCTGCGCGACATGGCCATGGCCTTCACCTCGATCTACTCGGCCGAGTACGGCGACCAGTTGCTCAAGGCCGGCAAGACCGGCGATCTGAACAGCAAGCCGATCGGCACCGGGCCGTTCATCTTCCAGCGCTATAACAAGGATGCCCAGGTCCGCTACAAGCCCAACCCTGACTACTTCCGTGGCAAGCCACCGGCGGACGCGCTGATCTTCGCCATCGCCACCGACAGCAACGTGCGCCTGCAAAAGCTTCGCGCCAACGAGTGCCAGATTGCCCTGTACCCCAAGCCGGACGATGTGCCGGCGATCAAGGCCGACCCCAAGCTCAAGGTCGCCGAAATCGAGGCGCTGGTCACCGGCTATATCGCCATGAACACACAGCACAAATACCTGAGCGATGTTCGTGTGCGCAAAGCCATCAACATGGCCTTCGACCGCCAGCACCATATCGACCAGTTGTTCGGCAAGGGCAACGCGACCGAGGCGGTCAATCCGTACCCGCATACGATGCTGGGCAACAACGTCATGATCCAGAATCCACCGCGCGACCTCGACAAGGCCCGGGCGCTGTTGAAAGAGGCGGGCGTGCCGGACGGAACCGTGATGACCCTCTTCACTCGCAACGGCGGCGGACCGACCAATCCCAATCCACGGCTTTCCGCCGAGATGCTCCAGGCCGATCTGGCCCAGATCGGCATCAAGCTCGATATCCGTGTCATGGAATGGGCCGAAATGCTGCGCCGTGCCAAGGCCGGTGAAGCCGACATGGTCTCCACCGGGTGGGCCAGCGACAACGGTGACCCAGACAACTTCCTCGGCCCGTTACTCAGTTGCGAGGCCGCGAAGAACGGCGAGAACTATGCCCGCTGGTGCAACCCGAAATTCCAGGAACTGATCACTCGCGCCCGCACCATCAGCAGCGACGATGAGCGCCGGTGGGTCTATGCCGAAGCGATGACGGTGTACGATGAGGACCAACCGTGGATCAACATGGCCCATCCGAAGATGTTCACCGCCATGCGCCAGAACGTGGAGGGCTACGTGATCAACCCACTGACCAACAACAACTTCGCCACCACCAAGGTGAAGTGA
- a CDS encoding ABC transporter permease subunit, whose protein sequence is MLSFIARRLGLLIPTFFGITLLTFALIRLIPGDPVEVMMGERRVDPEMHAQAMERLGLNKPLPVQYLDYIGKLAQGDLGESLRTRESVWNEFLTLFPATLELAFAALLFAGIVGLLAGVIAALKRGSLFDHGVMGVSLAGYSMPIFWWGLILIMFFSVSLGWTPVSGRIDLLYDIELKTGFMLIDTLLSDEEGAFKDAVMHLILPAIVLGTIPLAVIARMTRSSMLEVLREDYIRTARAKGLSPARVVFIHGLRNALIPVLTVFGLQVGTLLAGAVLTETIFSWPGIGKWLIEAIGARDYPVVQNGILLIACLVILVNFVVDILYGLANPRIRHQR, encoded by the coding sequence ATGTTGAGTTTTATTGCCCGGCGCCTCGGCTTGCTGATTCCGACCTTCTTCGGCATCACCCTGCTGACCTTCGCGCTCATACGCCTGATCCCCGGCGACCCGGTGGAAGTCATGATGGGCGAACGCAGGGTCGACCCTGAGATGCATGCCCAGGCCATGGAACGTCTGGGCCTGAACAAGCCGCTGCCGGTCCAGTACCTGGATTACATCGGCAAACTGGCCCAGGGCGACCTGGGTGAGTCCCTGCGCACGCGCGAGAGCGTGTGGAACGAGTTCCTCACGCTGTTCCCCGCCACCCTTGAACTGGCCTTCGCCGCCTTGCTGTTCGCTGGCATCGTCGGCCTGCTGGCCGGGGTGATCGCCGCGCTCAAGCGCGGTTCGCTGTTCGATCACGGGGTCATGGGCGTGTCGCTGGCCGGCTACTCCATGCCGATCTTCTGGTGGGGCCTGATCCTGATCATGTTCTTCTCGGTGAGCCTGGGCTGGACCCCGGTTTCCGGGCGCATCGACTTGCTCTATGACATCGAGCTGAAAACCGGCTTCATGTTGATCGACACGTTGCTCAGCGACGAGGAAGGCGCCTTCAAGGACGCCGTCATGCACCTTATCCTGCCGGCCATCGTGCTGGGTACCATCCCCCTGGCGGTGATCGCCCGCATGACCCGCTCCTCCATGCTCGAAGTCCTGCGCGAAGACTACATCCGCACTGCCCGCGCCAAGGGCCTGTCGCCCGCCCGCGTGGTGTTCATCCATGGCCTGCGCAACGCGCTGATTCCGGTGCTGACCGTGTTCGGCCTGCAGGTCGGCACCCTGCTCGCCGGCGCCGTGCTCACCGAAACCATCTTCTCCTGGCCGGGCATCGGCAAATGGCTGATCGAAGCCATCGGCGCCCGTGACTACCCCGTGGTCCAGAACGGCATCCTGCTCATCGCCTGCCTGGTGATCCTGGTCAACTTCGTCGTGGACATCCTCTACGGCCTGGCCAATCCACGCATCCGTCATCAGCGCTGA
- a CDS encoding ABC transporter permease subunit → MTSPIPKSVTPASPVDQSLLYPSPYKEFWQAFSRNKGAVAGLAFMCLIVFCALFAPWIAPHNPSEQYRDFLLTPPVWLEGGTWQFILGTDELGRDLLSRLIQGARLSLLIGLSSVVMSLIPGILLGLLAGFFPQILGPSIMRLMDVMLALPSLLLAVAIVAILGPGLINTVIAIAIVSLPSYVRLTRAAVMGELNRDYVTAARLAGAGLPRLMFVTVLPNCMAPLIVQATLSFSSAILDAAALGFLGLGVQPPTPEWGTMLASARDYIERAWWVVSLPGLTILLSVLAINLMGDGLRDALDPKLKNAA, encoded by the coding sequence ATGACAAGCCCTATTCCAAAATCCGTCACGCCGGCCAGCCCAGTGGATCAAAGCCTGCTCTACCCCTCCCCGTACAAGGAGTTCTGGCAGGCCTTCTCGCGCAACAAAGGCGCCGTGGCCGGCCTAGCCTTCATGTGTCTGATCGTGTTCTGCGCGCTGTTCGCCCCCTGGATCGCACCGCACAACCCGAGCGAGCAATACCGCGACTTCCTGCTCACCCCGCCTGTGTGGCTCGAAGGCGGTACCTGGCAGTTCATCCTCGGCACCGACGAACTCGGCCGCGACCTGCTCTCGCGCCTGATCCAGGGCGCGCGGCTGTCGCTGTTGATCGGTCTGTCGTCGGTGGTGATGTCGCTGATTCCAGGCATCCTGCTGGGTCTTCTGGCCGGGTTCTTCCCGCAGATCCTCGGCCCTTCGATCATGCGCCTGATGGACGTGATGCTGGCCCTGCCCTCGCTGCTGCTGGCCGTGGCCATCGTCGCCATCCTCGGCCCTGGCCTGATCAACACCGTGATCGCCATCGCCATCGTCTCGCTGCCTTCCTACGTGCGCCTGACCCGCGCCGCAGTGATGGGCGAGCTGAACCGCGACTACGTCACCGCCGCGCGCCTGGCTGGCGCCGGTCTGCCGCGCCTGATGTTCGTCACCGTGCTGCCCAACTGCATGGCGCCATTGATCGTCCAGGCCACCTTGAGCTTCTCCTCGGCGATCCTCGACGCTGCCGCCCTGGGCTTCCTGGGCCTGGGCGTGCAGCCGCCGACCCCTGAGTGGGGCACCATGCTGGCCTCGGCCCGTGACTACATCGAACGCGCCTGGTGGGTGGTGAGCCTGCCGGGCCTGACGATCCTGCTCAGTGTCTTGGCAATCAACCTGATGGGCGACGGCCTGCGCGATGCGCTGGACCCGAAACTCAAGAACGCCGCCTGA
- a CDS encoding ABC transporter ATP-binding protein — protein MSLLQINNLNVRFGDANAVPVVDGLDLAVQAGEILAIVGESGSGKSVTMMALMGLIDAPGRITADALNFDGTDMLRLSGRQRRKVVGKDIAMVFQDPMTALNPSYTVGYQIEEVLRQHLGLKGKAARQRALELLKKVEIPAAESRLDAYPHQLSGGMSQRVAIAMAIAGEPKLLIADEPTTALDVTIQAQIMELLVNLQKERNMALILITHDLAVVAETAKRVCVMYAGQAVEVGQVPELFDVPAHPYSEALLAAIPEHSIGAERLATLPGIVPGRYDRPKGCLLSPRCPYVQDNCRQQRPPLDPQAHSLVRCFYPLNQEVA, from the coding sequence ATGTCACTGTTGCAGATCAACAACCTGAACGTGCGCTTCGGCGACGCCAATGCCGTGCCCGTGGTGGACGGCCTGGACCTGGCGGTGCAAGCCGGCGAAATCCTCGCGATCGTCGGCGAGTCCGGCTCCGGCAAGTCAGTCACCATGATGGCCCTGATGGGCCTGATCGACGCCCCCGGGCGCATCACCGCCGACGCGCTCAATTTCGATGGCACCGACATGCTCCGGCTCAGCGGCCGGCAACGGCGCAAGGTGGTGGGCAAGGACATCGCCATGGTCTTCCAGGACCCGATGACCGCACTCAACCCCAGCTACACCGTGGGCTACCAGATCGAGGAAGTCCTGCGCCAACACCTGGGCCTGAAGGGCAAGGCCGCGCGCCAGCGGGCCCTGGAGCTGCTCAAGAAAGTCGAGATCCCGGCCGCCGAAAGCCGCCTGGACGCCTACCCGCATCAGCTCTCCGGCGGCATGAGCCAACGTGTGGCGATCGCCATGGCGATTGCTGGCGAACCCAAGCTGCTGATCGCCGACGAACCGACCACGGCGCTGGACGTGACCATCCAGGCCCAGATCATGGAGTTGCTGGTGAACCTGCAGAAAGAGCGCAACATGGCGCTCATCCTGATCACCCACGACCTGGCCGTGGTCGCCGAGACCGCCAAGCGCGTGTGCGTGATGTATGCCGGCCAGGCCGTGGAAGTAGGCCAGGTGCCGGAGCTGTTCGACGTCCCCGCGCACCCCTACAGCGAAGCCTTGCTGGCGGCCATTCCCGAGCACAGCATCGGTGCCGAGCGCCTGGCTACCCTGCCAGGGATCGTGCCCGGGCGTTACGACCGCCCCAAAGGCTGCCTGCTCTCACCGCGCTGCCCGTACGTACAGGACAACTGCCGCCAGCAGCGTCCACCTCTCGATCCCCAGGCTCATAGCCTGGTGCGTTGCTTCTATCCGCTGAACCAGGAGGTGGCGTGA